In one window of Frigoriglobus tundricola DNA:
- a CDS encoding NAD-dependent epimerase/dehydratase family protein, giving the protein MPQRVLVTGGLGYLGSIACEHLLAAGYEVTALDSLIYEGGQGLYHLCAHPSFDFIKGDVRDEAVMRRALRAADAVVHLAGTVGASACDRDPAQATSVNFESVKLLNKLRSPEQLVVFPNTNSGYGATSGAALCTEDTPLEPISLYGRTKCEAERLLLDSPNTVTLRLATVFGMSPRMRLDLLVNHFVHAAVKDGYLVLFEKDFKRNFVHVRDVADCFLHALANGAKMAGRPYNLGLDSANLSKEQLAFAVKKHVPKFYIHFAPIGEDPDKRNYVVSSARLRDAGFEARRSLDAGIQELIKGYRMEGRGPFKNAA; this is encoded by the coding sequence ATGCCGCAGCGCGTCCTCGTTACGGGCGGCCTCGGGTACCTCGGCAGCATCGCGTGCGAGCACCTGCTCGCGGCCGGGTACGAGGTCACCGCTCTCGACTCCCTCATTTACGAGGGCGGTCAGGGCCTGTACCACCTGTGCGCTCACCCGTCCTTCGACTTCATCAAGGGCGACGTGCGCGACGAAGCCGTGATGCGCCGGGCGCTCCGCGCGGCGGACGCGGTGGTCCACCTCGCGGGCACCGTCGGCGCGTCGGCGTGCGACCGCGACCCGGCCCAGGCCACGTCCGTTAACTTCGAGTCGGTGAAGCTGCTCAACAAACTGCGCAGCCCCGAACAGCTCGTCGTCTTCCCGAACACGAACAGCGGCTACGGCGCCACGTCCGGGGCCGCGCTGTGTACCGAGGACACGCCGCTCGAACCGATCTCGCTCTACGGGCGGACGAAGTGCGAGGCCGAGCGCCTGCTCCTCGACAGCCCGAATACCGTCACCCTCCGGCTCGCCACCGTGTTCGGCATGTCGCCGCGGATGCGCCTCGACCTGCTCGTCAACCACTTCGTTCACGCCGCGGTCAAGGACGGGTACCTCGTCCTGTTCGAGAAGGACTTCAAGCGGAACTTCGTTCACGTCCGGGACGTGGCCGACTGCTTCCTGCACGCCCTGGCCAACGGCGCGAAGATGGCCGGGCGGCCGTACAACCTGGGCCTGGACTCGGCCAATCTCTCGAAAGAGCAACTGGCCTTTGCCGTCAAGAAGCACGTGCCCAAGTTCTACATCCACTTCGCCCCGATCGGTGAAGACCCGGACAAGCGGAACTACGTCGTCTCGAGCGCCCGGCTCCGGGACGCCGGGTTCGAGGCCCGGCGGTCGCTCGACGCCGGCATCCAGGAACTGATCAAGGGCTACCGGATGGAAGGCCGCGGGCCGTTCAAGAACGCGGCATAA
- a CDS encoding glycosyltransferase family 2 protein, giving the protein MRDSVNRRRRRRNPYTELLHLLNQRYHAEFVRAELLQNDLTGLQGSKFARVAEWLRVQARRLFPHPAAVTKSITEHAAPYTGPVFPAPADARVSIVIPFRDRPELLRNCLRSIRRSTFRRIEIVLVDNGSEDPRTGRLLARAGERLDVRLVSRPGPFNFSLLCNAGAAAATGDHLVFLNNDTEVLSRQWLERLLGLAADPAVGAVGATLLFPDRTIQHAGLLPRSDGMWVHPYQGRPADDPGAGGELRTVRIVPAATAACLMVRRDRFEEAGGFDERMPVTHNDVDLCRRIRARGRVVVVTPRARLLHYEGLSRGYTVDPPPA; this is encoded by the coding sequence ATGCGCGACAGCGTGAACCGCCGGCGGCGCCGGCGCAACCCGTACACCGAGCTGCTCCACCTGCTGAACCAGCGGTACCACGCCGAGTTCGTGCGGGCGGAGCTGCTCCAGAACGACCTCACCGGCCTCCAGGGGTCGAAGTTCGCGCGGGTGGCGGAGTGGCTGCGGGTGCAAGCCCGTCGGCTGTTCCCGCACCCGGCGGCGGTCACGAAGTCCATCACCGAACACGCCGCGCCGTACACCGGACCGGTGTTTCCGGCCCCCGCCGACGCGCGGGTGAGCATCGTCATCCCGTTCCGCGACCGCCCCGAGTTGCTCCGGAACTGTTTGCGGAGCATCCGGCGCAGCACGTTCCGGCGGATCGAGATCGTTCTGGTGGACAACGGGAGCGAGGACCCGCGCACCGGGCGGCTCCTCGCCCGCGCCGGCGAGCGACTGGACGTGCGGCTCGTGAGCCGGCCCGGCCCGTTCAACTTCTCGCTGTTGTGCAACGCCGGCGCGGCCGCCGCGACCGGCGACCATCTGGTGTTCCTCAACAACGATACCGAGGTGCTTTCGCGCCAGTGGCTCGAACGGCTCCTCGGCCTCGCGGCCGACCCGGCGGTCGGAGCGGTCGGGGCCACGCTCCTGTTCCCCGATCGGACGATTCAGCACGCCGGCCTGTTGCCGCGGAGCGACGGCATGTGGGTTCACCCGTACCAGGGGCGCCCGGCCGATGATCCCGGCGCGGGCGGCGAGTTGAGGACGGTGCGGATCGTCCCCGCGGCCACCGCCGCGTGCCTGATGGTCCGCCGCGACCGGTTTGAAGAAGCGGGCGGGTTCGACGAGCGCATGCCGGTGACGCACAACGACGTGGACCTGTGCCGCCGCATCCGCGCGCGGGGGCGGGTGGTGGTCGTCACGCCGCGTGCGCGGTTGCTCCACTACGAAGGGCTGAGCCGCGGGTACACCGTCGATCCGCCGCCCGCGTAA